One Microplitis demolitor isolate Queensland-Clemson2020A chromosome 2, iyMicDemo2.1a, whole genome shotgun sequence DNA segment encodes these proteins:
- the LOC128669009 gene encoding polyamine-transporting ATPase 13A3-like has product MPATPSKLNSSFARNAYNAFNNRTPTDNVDTQVEQKTELLEGTRGNELLQLKNGVDYINPGEEDQMEIYGYRRNKIFTIITWLLIIATGGLLRLVFHWVPHLMVRATHSKCSLDEADTVLLIERFQGKHAYYYVKKLKTLTAADVSKNALDSETLIDESWNDAASVNSTDLAGVTTIDDTLKLSVHLHSGHFKRVSSILMFTCKKLVYIWDNERGEFLKLAGLDTGVSTSTLHQMPGLTSQEQFLRRSVYGKNEIKIPLKSFFHLLCLEALNPFYVFQLFSFCLWMADVYYYYSAAIISMACFSMTMAVIQTRRNQHKLSSTVHSSDVATVMRSRETGKTDSISSDQLVPGDILVIPPYGCLMPCDAVLLTGMCILNESMLTGESVPVTKTPVPSSADMIYDTKEHARHTLFCGTKVLQTRYLGGERVLAVVIRTGFTTSRGELVRSIMYPPPVDFKFEQDSYKFVECLACVAAIGAIYTSITKSMRGVPTGDIFLEALNLFTVVVPPALPAAMTIGRLVAQNRLEKKRIYCTMPRAVIVSGSIDCVCFDKTGTLTEDGLDMWGVVPVIDTQFFVPIKSIGTLPLSEMLFGMVTCHEITIIDGSLVGDPLDLKMFESTGWTLEEPDVSDNTKFSMMFPIIVRPPKNSKFPQTYQDLQPDMSQNQDNSIINSEIENLSLNNLAVSDAELAEQGLEIGIVRQFPFTSSLQRMSVITRTLGATHYDLYCKGSPEMIQSLSRPESIPADFASVLQEYTSEGYRVIAMGHKPLNKLTYAKVQRLSRESAEIDLHFLGFVILENRLKQETTPVIEELNRASIKTVMVTGDNILTALSVARDCEMIQSDMPVIAVTALQLGQQKPQLYYTRSDHTVSSPMPSSISVITNPDSIDWLEIVENGTFGCTDEIYFADDCYKYNTNKYVFAVDGKTWAIIKQYYPELLPKIATRGAIFARMSPDQKQQLVQELQSLGHYVAMIGDGANDCSALRAAHTGISLSDTESSIASPFTSQVTNISCLLAVIREGRAALVTSFGIFKYMAAYSLTQFVSVMILYEIDSNLTDFEFLYIDLLIISVFAFFLPRTAAYDGPLFNKPPVTSLISTSSLLSLATQMIIITGFQCWSYFNLKQHDWYEPFDADGKEYKDDVSCLENYTLFTISSMQHIILVATFSKGYPYRKSFFTNHGLMTYFILMSLMSIYLAMGPFEWVRNLLELEMPPDLSFRMRLVLFGAANLIISLLVEYFIVDYLISGKLPYRWQNANKSKPKFLAIERDMSKNMKWPPLTREPPTPDVAKADLIRRNTLTEIKIEKRISDNEIALGQITLSRPPIITALAGSL; this is encoded by the exons ATACCGTAGGAATAAAATCTTTACAATAATCACTTGGCTCCTGATAATAGCAACTGGTGGTCTCCTACGTCTTGTATTTCATTGGGTACCACATTTGATGGTACGAGCAACTCATTCTAAATGTTCACTTGACGAGGCTGATACTGTGCTGCTGATCGAAAGATTTCAAGGCAAACATGCTTactattatgtaaaaaaactaaagacaCTGACTGCTGCTGATGTATc TAAAAATGCACTGGACAGCGAGACACTGATTGATGAATCTTGGAATGATGCGGCTAGTGTCAATTCAACGGATCTGGCTGGCGTGACAACTATTGATGATACTCTGAAACTGTCGGTTCACTTGCACAGCGGACATTTTAAACGAGTGTCCTCTATTTTGATGTTCACATGCAAAAAACTTGTTTACATCTGGGATAATGAACGAGGCGAATTTCTTAAGCTAGCTGGCTTAGATACTGGTGTTTCTACATCAACGTTACACCAAATGCCGGGATTGACTTCTCAGGAACAATTTctgag gcGCAGCGTCTATGGCAAGAACGAAATAAAAATCCCTCTGAAAagttttttccatttattgtGTCTCGAAGCACTGAATCCATTTTACGTTTTCCAATTGTTCAGTTTCTGTCTGTGGATGGCCGATGTTTACTACTATTACAGCGCAGCAATTATATCGATGGCTTGTTTCAGTATGACAATGGCTGTCATCCAAACCCGCCGT AATCAACATAAACTAAGTTCGACAGTCCATTCATCAGATGTAGCTACAGTTATGAGAAGTCGAGAGACCGGCAAAACTGACTCAATATCATCTGACCAGTTGGTTCCTGGTGATATCCTAGTGATTCCTCCCTACGGTTGTCTGATGCCCTGTGACGCAGTTCTTCTTACTGGAATGTGCATCCTCAACGAGTCGATGTTAACTGGAGAATCCGTGCCCGTCACCAAGACCCCGGTCCCATCTTCAGCGGATATGATATACGATACCAAAGAACACGCACGTCATACCCTCTTCTGCGGCACGAAAGTACTCCAAACTCGATACTTGGGAGGTGAAAGAGTCCTTGCTGTAGTAATTCGCACGGGGTTTACTACCAGCAGAGGAGAACTCGTGCGATCAATAATGTACCCGCCACCTGTTGACTTCAAATTCGAACAAGATTCATACAAATTCGTTGAATGCCTAGCGTGTGTCGCAGCCATTGGTGCTATTTATACATCAATAACCAAATCAATGCGCGGCGTACCTACTGGTGACATTTTTCTAGAGGCTTTGAATCTCTTTACTGTAGTAGTTCCACCAGCGCTGCCTGCTGCCATGACAATAGGGCGTTTGGTAGCCCAAAACCGACTTGAGAAGAAACGGATTTATTGCACAATGCCTCGTGCTGTTATCGTTTCTGGATCTATTGATTGTGTTTGTTTTGATAAAACTGGAACCCTTACAGAAGATGGACTAGATATGTGGGGAGTAGTTCCAGTGATAGACACTCAATTTTTTGTACCGATCAAGTCAATTGGCACGTTGCCTCTATCGGAAATGCTGTTTGGCATGGTCACTTGCCATGAAATAACAATCATTGATGGATCATTGGTTGGAGATCCACTGGATCTAAAGATGTTCGAGTCAACCGGCTGGACCCTTGAAGAGCCTGATGTATCGGATAACACCAAGTTCTCAATGATGTTCCCTATAATCGTACGCCCgcctaaaaattcaaaatttccgcAAACTTACCAAGACTTACAACCAGACATGTCTCAAAACCAAGATAATTCAATCATTAACTCCGAAATAGAAAACTTGTCACTAAACAATTTGGCTGTTTCGGATGCGGAATTAGCTGAGCAAGGATTAGAAATAGGAATTGTAAGACAGTTTCCTTTCACATCGAGCTTACAGCGTATGAGTGTCATCACCCGGACGTTGGGTGCTACGCACTATGATCTCTACTGCAAAGGAAGTCCGGAAATGATCCAAAGTCTATCACGCCCAGAATCAATCCCTGCAGATTTTGCTTCAGTTCTCCAGGAATACACCTCCGAAGGTTACCGTGTGATTGCAATGGGACACAAACCActcaataaattaacttacGCCAAAGTTCAGCGTTTGAGCCGTGAGTCTGCGGAAATTGATCTCCATTTCCTGGGTTTCGTTATCCTAGAAAATCGACTCAAGCAAGAAACTACTCCAGTTATAGAAGAACTTAATCGTGCATCAATAAAGACAGTAATGGTTACTGGCGATAACATACTTACGGCATTGTCTGTAGCACGTGATTGTGAAATGATACAATCAGACATGCCAGTTATTGCTGTAACTGCGCTACAACTTGGTCAGCAAAAGCCACAATTATATTACACCCGCAGTGATCATACCGTTTCGTCACCAATGCCCTCAAGCATTAGCGTAATAACCAATCCGGATAGCATCGATTGGTTAGAAATAGTCGAAAATGGTACTTTCGGATGCACAGATGAGATCTATTTCGCAGACGACTGTTACAAGTACAATACTAACAAGTATGTTTTTGCGGTTGATGGCAAAACCTGGGCCATAATCAAACAATACTATCCAGAACTTCTTCCTAAAATAGCAACACGTGGTGCGATTTTCGCACGGATGTCACCAGATCAGAAGCAACAGCTGGTTCAAGAGTTACAAAGTCTTGGCCACTATGTCGCCATGATCGGAGACGGTGCCAATGATTGCAGTGCCCTGCGGGCTGCACACACTGGAATCTCACTCTCCGATACGGAATCATCAATAGCATCTCCATTTACCAGCCAGGTTACCAATATCTCTTGCTTGCTGGCTGTTATCCGGGAAGGACGTGCTGCTTTGGTCACCTCGTTTGGTATCTTCAAGTACATGGCGGCTTATTCACTAACACAATTCGTCTCAGTGATGATTTTATACGAAATAGATTCCAACCTAACGGATTTCGAGTTCTTGTATATCGACTTACTGATCATATCAGTGTTTGCATTCTTTTTACCACGTACTGCAGCGTATGATGGTCCGCTGTTCAACAAACCTCCAGTGACTAGTTTGATCAGCACATCCTCACTATTGAGCCTCGCGACGCAAATGATCATTATCACCGGGTTTCAATGTTGGAGTTACTTTAACCTCAAACAGCACGATTGGTACGAACCGTTCGATGCCGACGGAAAAGAATACAAAGACGACGTCTCCTGTTTAGAGAACTACACCCTCTTTACCATCAGCTCAATGCAGCATATTATACTCGTTGCAACCTTTTCCAAAGGATACCCATATcgcaaaagtttttttaccAACCACGGGTTGATGACGTACTTCATTTTGATGTCTCTAATGTCTATTTACTTGGCTATGGGTCCATTTGAGTGGGTACGTAACCTATTAGAACTGGAAATGCCGCCAGATTTGTCATTTAGGATGAGATTGGTCTTATTCGGTGCAGccaatttgattatttcattACTCGTCGAATACTTCATAGTTGATTACTTAATTTCCGGTAAACTGCCATACCGATGGCAGAATGCCAACAAATCAAAACCCAAGTTTTTGGCAATCGAACGCGATATGTCAAAAAACATGAAATGGCCACCTTTGACACGAGAGCCTCCGACTCCAGATGTCGCAAAAGCTGATTTGATAAGACGGAACACGCTTacggaaataaaaatagagaaGCGTATTTCTGATAATGAAATAGCCTTGGGACAGATAACATTGTCACGACCCCCAATAATTACGGCATTAGCTGGCAGCTTATGA